One window from the genome of Mucilaginibacter ginsenosidivorans encodes:
- a CDS encoding DUF4271 domain-containing protein → MRSFAACFLLMLFFTVNALAQQVSDTLKNGDTLAPAATQNKHLPFLDSVALAMQQHDQLVQDSLATKYIRPADPARHDMLMDTLIQKYMYKGTNYLDIHTKSKSLLKEGSSRPSRDRWVIGIILALLIYAAILNLFMGKDVESVWQSFYSKRMLNQVSKEDGGINSWTFLALFLLFALTFGLFLYQFSAYRHVYYTIGGAQLFFSLTFIILVLFAVKFLVVKFLGFVFGTGKLVSEYLSVSYLTYFNVGFVFLPVSLCFSLLPDPFIKYVLFFAFILIAAIVVWQYLRGSVGIISNILFHKFYLIVYLCALEICPILILIKALKI, encoded by the coding sequence ATGCGATCTTTTGCCGCGTGCTTTTTGCTGATGTTGTTTTTTACTGTGAATGCCCTCGCACAGCAGGTTTCTGATACCTTAAAAAACGGCGATACGCTGGCCCCGGCTGCTACGCAAAATAAGCACCTGCCTTTTTTGGATTCCGTTGCACTGGCTATGCAACAGCATGATCAGTTGGTACAGGACTCCCTGGCCACCAAATACATCCGCCCTGCCGACCCGGCCCGGCACGATATGCTGATGGATACCCTGATCCAAAAGTATATGTATAAGGGTACCAATTACCTGGATATCCATACCAAATCAAAAAGTTTACTGAAAGAAGGCAGCAGCCGTCCTTCGCGAGATAGGTGGGTTATCGGCATTATCCTTGCTTTGTTGATCTATGCGGCCATACTTAACCTTTTTATGGGTAAGGATGTCGAGAGCGTATGGCAATCGTTCTATAGTAAGCGTATGCTTAACCAGGTTAGCAAGGAGGATGGGGGCATCAACTCGTGGACCTTCCTGGCGCTCTTCCTGTTGTTCGCACTTACATTCGGGCTGTTCCTTTACCAGTTTTCGGCATACCGGCATGTATATTATACCATCGGGGGCGCCCAGCTGTTCTTTTCGCTTACTTTTATCATCCTGGTACTGTTTGCTGTCAAGTTCCTTGTGGTCAAATTTCTCGGTTTTGTGTTTGGCACCGGCAAGTTGGTCAGCGAATATCTATCGGTATCCTACCTTACCTATTTTAACGTAGGTTTCGTGTTTTTGCCGGTCTCTCTTTGCTTCAGTTTGCTGCCCGACCCGTTTATAAAATATGTGCTGTTTTTTGCCTTCATTCTCATAGCGGCTATAGTCGTTTGGCAATACCTGCGGGGGAGCGTAGGCATCATTTCTAACATTCTATTTCATAAATTTTATTTAATTGTCTATCTTTGTGCCCTCGAAATTTGCCCTATTTTGATTTTGATTAAGGCATTAAAGATATAG
- a CDS encoding penicillin-binding protein 1A: MIVVKLSQQDIRRYNGYIWKFFISCFLLVVLLIVGTYFGIFGPLPSFRDLENPKSNQASEIISSDKQTLGTYYVENRSNVTYKEISPNVIHALVATEDERFYEHSGIDFRRQFTILFLNIFKSQGGSTITQQLAKNLFTEHPSRNKIVRFTQKMKEWITAVNLERRYTKEEIITMYLNKVDFGAYNTFGIKSAARTYFNTTPDKLTPDQAAMLIAMINGPGYYSPINHPDRLLNRRNYVVLTQMAKLGYLSEGQLAEFKSKPLGLHFNRITHNDGPAPYFRAVLKREVQKILQDESIVRADGTSYDLDRDGLKIYTTINYTMQQYAEEAQAEYMRQLQVQFNDHWKGYSLYKSIKNFKLLLDQGMHRSDRYKADTLQGMSADEIKKDFNTPTKVDLFTWKGDTTMTMKPIDSIVYSKLLLRNSMMSMDPTTGYIKAWVGGINFEHFKYDQVKYGTRQVGSTAKPFTYSVAIDNGYSPCLKVDNVPVEIDIPGQPPYSPRQSQSDLQPGAITLRTALAFSQNYVTAWVMKQVGPVPVMNQIKKMGITSEVGPYPSICLGSFNASVFDMTGAYSVFANHGIWTEPTFILRIEDKKGNVLYTHRPRVTQAMNEQTAYVMTYMLKGVIENGTGSRLTYKYGIRNPVGGKTGTTQDNSDGWFIGITPQLVTGVWTGCEDRDIHFRSTRLGEGANTALPIFAGFMKRVYANESLGIKKNVDFDPPKSPLTVTLDCSAYDQQEQGQNPASDVDKKLGF; this comes from the coding sequence ATGATCGTCGTTAAATTATCGCAACAGGATATCAGGAGGTACAACGGCTATATTTGGAAGTTTTTTATCAGCTGTTTTTTGCTGGTGGTGCTGCTGATAGTTGGTACGTACTTTGGTATTTTTGGCCCGCTGCCGTCATTCCGCGACCTGGAAAACCCAAAAAGTAACCAGGCGTCCGAGATCATCTCATCCGACAAACAAACTTTAGGCACTTATTATGTAGAGAACCGTTCGAATGTGACCTATAAGGAAATATCGCCCAATGTTATCCACGCGCTGGTAGCTACCGAGGACGAACGCTTCTATGAACACTCGGGCATCGACTTCAGGCGCCAGTTTACCATCCTGTTTCTCAATATTTTTAAAAGCCAGGGCGGCAGCACCATTACCCAGCAATTAGCTAAGAACCTTTTTACGGAACATCCTTCACGAAATAAGATCGTTCGTTTTACCCAGAAAATGAAGGAATGGATAACCGCCGTAAACCTCGAAAGGCGGTATACCAAGGAAGAGATCATCACGATGTACCTGAATAAAGTAGATTTCGGCGCTTACAACACTTTTGGGATCAAGTCGGCGGCGCGCACTTACTTTAATACAACGCCTGATAAACTAACGCCCGACCAGGCTGCTATGCTAATAGCTATGATCAACGGGCCGGGATACTATTCGCCGATCAATCATCCCGACCGGCTTCTGAACCGCCGAAATTACGTGGTGCTAACACAGATGGCGAAATTGGGATACCTGAGCGAGGGGCAACTGGCAGAATTTAAGTCCAAGCCACTGGGATTACATTTTAACCGGATAACGCATAACGACGGACCGGCGCCGTATTTCAGAGCTGTATTGAAAAGAGAGGTTCAGAAAATATTGCAGGACGAGTCGATCGTAAGAGCCGACGGAACCTCTTATGATCTTGATCGTGATGGCCTGAAAATTTACACGACCATCAATTACACGATGCAGCAATATGCCGAAGAGGCACAGGCCGAATACATGCGTCAGTTACAGGTGCAGTTTAACGATCACTGGAAGGGATATAGTTTATATAAAAGTATCAAAAACTTCAAACTGCTGCTTGACCAGGGTATGCACAGGTCGGACAGGTATAAGGCCGATACACTGCAGGGCATGTCGGCAGACGAGATCAAAAAAGATTTCAATACACCTACCAAAGTAGACCTGTTTACCTGGAAAGGCGATACCACGATGACGATGAAACCCATCGACTCGATTGTGTACTCAAAATTGCTGCTGCGCAACTCCATGATGAGCATGGACCCAACCACCGGTTATATTAAAGCCTGGGTTGGGGGTATAAATTTCGAGCACTTTAAATACGACCAGGTAAAATACGGAACGCGACAGGTGGGTTCAACAGCAAAGCCGTTTACCTATTCTGTGGCTATAGATAATGGGTATTCGCCGTGTTTAAAGGTAGATAACGTGCCTGTTGAAATTGACATACCGGGGCAACCACCGTACAGCCCGCGTCAATCACAATCCGACCTTCAGCCGGGAGCCATTACTTTACGAACTGCCCTTGCTTTCTCGCAGAACTATGTTACAGCATGGGTTATGAAACAGGTGGGCCCCGTTCCGGTTATGAACCAGATAAAAAAAATGGGGATAACCAGTGAGGTGGGGCCTTATCCATCAATCTGCCTTGGCTCATTTAATGCGTCGGTTTTTGATATGACCGGGGCGTACTCTGTATTTGCCAATCATGGGATATGGACGGAACCGACCTTCATATTGCGCATAGAAGATAAGAAAGGCAATGTGCTTTATACCCACAGACCACGCGTGACACAGGCTATGAATGAGCAAACAGCTTATGTAATGACCTACATGCTGAAAGGTGTTATTGAAAACGGCACCGGCTCGAGACTTACCTACAAATATGGCATCCGCAACCCGGTAGGCGGCAAAACCGGCACCACGCAGGATAATTCCGACGGCTGGTTCATCGGTATTACGCCACAATTGGTTACCGGTGTGTGGACGGGCTGCGAGGACAGGGACATCCACTTCAGGTCGACGCGGCTGGGTGAAGGAGCCAACACAGCATTGCCTATATTTGCGGGCTTTATGAAGCGGGTATATGCCAATGAATCACTCGGTATTAAAAAGAATGTCGACTTCGATCCTCCAAAATCCCCGCTTACCGTAACGCTCGATTGCAGCGCGTACGACCAGCAGGAACAGGGACAGAACCCGGCATCGGATGTGGATAAGAAGCTTGGGTTTTAG
- the porL gene encoding type IX secretion system motor protein PorL/GldL, translating into MTGKKKPYGITNIVSWGASVVIIGLLFKIQHWPYGGTFISAGLITEAALFFLLGFMRENVEEHIDWTRVYPELSEDFKGELPTATTRGIGATSSTAALDKMLDDAKIGPELIGSLGEGLRTFGDKVANISKVADAGAATSEFSSKVKTASASYDKLSSAFEAASANLSEMANSNIDSKAYHEQVNNLAKNLSALNAVYELELQDSSSHLKSMNKFYTSMASTMQNFTESLEDSQQFKTEVARLSKNLSTLNSIYGNMLSAMSQPRS; encoded by the coding sequence ATGACAGGGAAGAAAAAACCTTACGGAATTACCAATATCGTATCTTGGGGAGCATCTGTGGTTATTATTGGGTTATTATTTAAGATTCAGCACTGGCCTTACGGTGGTACATTTATATCAGCGGGACTTATTACTGAAGCCGCTCTATTTTTCCTTTTAGGTTTTATGAGGGAAAACGTAGAAGAGCACATCGACTGGACGCGCGTTTATCCTGAATTAAGTGAAGATTTTAAAGGAGAACTTCCAACTGCAACAACACGCGGCATCGGCGCTACATCAAGTACAGCAGCCTTGGATAAAATGCTGGACGACGCAAAAATTGGTCCTGAATTGATAGGCAGCCTGGGCGAAGGCCTGAGAACTTTTGGCGATAAAGTAGCAAACATTTCAAAAGTTGCCGATGCAGGCGCAGCTACAAGCGAATTCTCATCAAAAGTAAAAACTGCAAGTGCAAGCTACGATAAACTGAGCAGCGCTTTCGAAGCAGCATCAGCTAACCTGTCAGAAATGGCTAATTCGAATATCGACTCAAAGGCTTACCATGAGCAGGTGAATAACCTGGCCAAAAACCTGTCGGCATTGAACGCAGTATACGAATTGGAGTTGCAGGACTCGAGCTCTCATCTGAAGTCAATGAACAAGTTTTACACCAGTATGGCGTCAACTATGCAAAACTTTACCGAATCGCTGGAAGATTCTCAGCAGTTCAAAACAGAAGTTGCGCGCTTGTCTAAAAACCTGAGCACGCTGAACTCTATTTATGGTAACATGCTATCGGCAATGAGCCAGCCACGTTCATAA
- the porK gene encoding T9SS ring complex lipoprotein PorK/GldK, whose translation MKQIYFLIVVLAGSVVLGGCGKKGTGDRGELTGIPQKSFRAEVPYGMVYIPSGTFLMGQTDQDVTFAQLAQTKQVTQSAFFMDETEVSNTKYKQFVQWVRDSIAITNYLNDPKYFMKPKAAGNTNNGKKYINWAYVKRYPISFDANRKGNNANMAKLQGMYYQGDDRIFDRNELDVRLLKYNYSIVNLREAADYKNDKTKHRSDFIYRDTVPVYPDTLVWLSDFSYAANEPMVEGYFSHPAYRNYPVVGVTWRQARAFNVWRTRYNENYKQSRGLPHRLTYTLPTEVEFEYAARGGRVGTDYPWGGPYIKNAKGCLMANFKPGRGNYSDDGGAYTVNVRSYFPNDFGLYNMAGNVAEWTLTAFDESASTFTHDLNPNFTYDAKPGDPPALKRKVVRGGSWKDVGYFLQNATRTYEYQDTAKSYIGFRCVTHYLGRDIKDKH comes from the coding sequence ATGAAGCAGATTTACTTTTTAATAGTGGTTTTAGCCGGAAGTGTGGTACTTGGCGGTTGCGGCAAAAAAGGCACAGGTGACAGGGGCGAGTTAACGGGCATTCCCCAAAAGTCCTTTAGGGCTGAAGTACCATACGGCATGGTATATATACCATCTGGTACCTTTTTAATGGGTCAAACGGATCAGGATGTTACTTTCGCACAGCTGGCCCAAACTAAACAGGTTACCCAGTCAGCCTTTTTCATGGATGAAACTGAAGTTTCGAACACCAAGTATAAGCAATTTGTACAATGGGTGCGCGATTCTATCGCTATCACCAATTATCTAAACGATCCCAAGTATTTCATGAAGCCCAAAGCGGCTGGCAATACCAATAACGGTAAAAAATATATCAACTGGGCTTATGTAAAACGCTACCCTATTTCGTTTGATGCGAACAGGAAGGGTAACAACGCTAACATGGCTAAGCTGCAAGGCATGTATTATCAGGGCGACGATCGTATTTTCGATCGCAACGAACTGGATGTGCGCCTGCTGAAATACAATTATTCTATCGTAAACCTTCGCGAGGCGGCCGATTACAAGAATGATAAAACAAAACACCGTTCAGATTTCATTTATCGCGACACGGTTCCGGTATATCCTGACACGCTGGTTTGGTTGTCCGATTTTTCGTACGCTGCCAATGAACCGATGGTTGAAGGTTATTTTTCGCACCCCGCCTATCGTAACTACCCGGTTGTGGGGGTTACCTGGCGCCAGGCACGTGCGTTTAACGTATGGCGCACGCGCTACAACGAGAACTATAAACAATCGCGCGGCTTACCACACAGGTTAACTTATACTTTGCCGACCGAGGTTGAATTTGAATACGCGGCACGCGGCGGCAGGGTTGGTACCGATTATCCGTGGGGTGGTCCGTATATCAAAAATGCAAAAGGCTGCCTTATGGCCAACTTTAAGCCAGGTCGTGGTAATTACAGCGACGATGGCGGCGCTTATACCGTAAATGTGCGCTCGTATTTTCCAAATGACTTTGGTTTGTATAATATGGCCGGTAACGTAGCCGAATGGACCTTGACCGCATTTGACGAGTCGGCCTCAACTTTTACACACGATTTGAACCCAAACTTTACTTATGATGCCAAACCCGGCGATCCGCCTGCATTAAAACGTAAAGTAGTAAGGGGTGGCTCGTGGAAAGATGTGGGATATTTCCTGCAAAATGCTACCCGTACTTATGAATACCAGGATACTGCAAAATCATACATCGGCTTCCGTTGCGTGACGCATTACCTTGGCCGCGACATTAAAGACAAACACTAA
- the uvrC gene encoding excinuclease ABC subunit UvrC — translation MNDFDYREALKKIPHKPGVYQFWDTDKELIYIGKAKDLRNRVTSYFNKDTQVNAKTRVLVSKIRNITFTIVDTEVDAWLLENSMIKKHQPRYNVMLKDDKTYPWIIIKNENFPRIFWTRRIVRDGSKYLGPYASVSMMHAILGLIKETYPLRTCNLALTRQNIDAGKFKVCLEYQLGNCKGPCQNYQTEADYEHNIEEIKDILNGKIGAVLRNMKADLDAAVASLNFEAAHKLKRKFDLLENYQSKSTVVNSSITDVDVFNIASDEKYAFVNFLKVMNGTIIQTQTIELKKRLDEGDEELLTLAISEFRSRYNSHSKEVIVPFHPDIDDGQIKFTVPKLGEKKKLLDLSHKNVLFFKKEKIDQYEKLNPEVRTERLLMVMMKDLRMNQLPRHIECFDNSNFQGKYPVSAIVVFRDGKPSKKDYRHFNVKTVEGPNDFATMEEAVHRRYRRMLDEGSELPQLIIIDGGKGQLSSAVKSLKLLGIDKQVTVIGIAKRLEELYYPGDQYPLYLDKKSETLKIIQQLRDEAHRFGITFHRKKRDKGTLATELELIEGIGKTSADKLLKYFKSVKKIRNATEDELLEVVTKKQALAIRSYFGEAAKSS, via the coding sequence ATGAATGATTTTGATTATAGGGAGGCGTTAAAAAAAATTCCCCATAAACCAGGGGTATACCAGTTTTGGGATACGGATAAGGAACTGATTTACATTGGCAAGGCCAAAGATCTTCGGAACCGGGTTACCTCCTATTTCAATAAGGATACACAGGTCAATGCCAAAACGCGTGTACTGGTATCCAAAATACGCAACATAACTTTTACCATCGTAGATACGGAGGTAGATGCCTGGCTGCTGGAAAACAGCATGATAAAAAAGCATCAGCCGAGGTATAATGTGATGCTGAAAGATGATAAGACCTATCCATGGATCATTATCAAAAATGAGAATTTTCCGCGCATATTCTGGACACGGCGCATTGTCCGCGACGGTTCCAAATACCTGGGCCCGTATGCTTCGGTTAGCATGATGCACGCCATTTTGGGGTTGATCAAAGAAACCTATCCTCTTCGTACTTGTAACCTGGCACTTACACGGCAAAATATCGATGCAGGGAAATTTAAGGTTTGCCTCGAATATCAATTGGGTAACTGCAAAGGCCCTTGCCAGAACTATCAAACCGAAGCAGACTACGAGCATAATATCGAGGAGATAAAAGATATATTGAACGGCAAGATAGGTGCGGTACTGCGCAACATGAAAGCCGACCTGGATGCAGCTGTGGCCAGTCTCAATTTCGAAGCGGCACACAAGCTGAAACGAAAATTCGACCTGCTGGAGAACTACCAAAGTAAGTCGACCGTCGTCAATTCGTCTATCACCGATGTGGATGTTTTCAATATCGCATCGGATGAAAAATACGCGTTCGTCAATTTCCTGAAAGTGATGAACGGCACCATCATTCAAACCCAAACCATCGAGCTGAAGAAACGGCTGGATGAAGGCGACGAAGAGTTACTTACCCTGGCTATATCAGAGTTCAGGAGCAGGTATAACAGCCATTCAAAAGAAGTGATCGTGCCGTTTCACCCGGATATTGATGATGGACAGATCAAGTTCACGGTGCCTAAGCTCGGCGAAAAGAAAAAGCTGCTTGATCTTTCACACAAGAATGTACTGTTCTTTAAAAAAGAGAAGATAGACCAGTACGAAAAGCTAAACCCTGAAGTGCGTACTGAGCGGTTGCTTATGGTGATGATGAAGGACCTGAGGATGAACCAGTTGCCCCGGCATATCGAATGTTTTGATAATTCGAACTTCCAGGGGAAATATCCCGTGTCGGCTATCGTTGTGTTTCGCGACGGGAAACCATCAAAAAAGGACTATCGCCATTTTAACGTAAAAACCGTTGAGGGGCCAAATGATTTTGCTACTATGGAGGAGGCTGTACACCGCCGCTATCGCCGCATGCTGGATGAAGGCTCCGAACTTCCGCAACTGATCATTATCGACGGTGGTAAGGGACAATTATCATCCGCAGTGAAAAGCCTCAAGTTACTGGGGATAGATAAACAGGTAACGGTTATCGGCATTGCAAAACGTCTCGAGGAGTTGTATTACCCCGGCGACCAATACCCTTTATACCTCGATAAAAAATCGGAGACGCTGAAGATCATCCAGCAACTGCGCGATGAGGCCCACCGTTTCGGCATCACTTTTCACAGGAAAAAACGCGACAAGGGCACTTTAGCAACTGAGCTTGAGCTAATAGAAGGAATAGGAAAAACGTCGGCCGACAAACTGTTGAAATACTTTAAGTCGGTTAAAAAAATACGAAATGCGACAGAAGACGAGTTGTTGGAGGTAGTGACCAAAAAGCAGGCGCTTGCAATAAGGAGTTATTTTGGGGAGGCCGCTAAGAGCTCTTAA
- the porM gene encoding type IX secretion system motor protein PorM/GldM, with the protein MAGGKETPRQRMIGILYLVLLGLIALDVPENLLDSFKNISDSLNSSKNNVQIGINNTFDAFEKTKLKDEPERAREPYKKAKKARELATNLDAYIESLKKQLEDATGGMDAATNDYKGREDLAASDHLMVGGEKRAAYELHKRIDDTRNALLALLDPKDRVGMNLSLQATPPKKRDGFPNKDWEQANFGDGIPMGAAMTAFVKIQSDVKNSENEVIKKLLGKVDQAQVNLDQFNAVAVAPTSYVLVGQPYTADVFLTASDSKSSPEVTVDGSRLPTEGGKGKYSGSTGSEGVHTWVGTIKVKQTDGTYKTYSTPPQTYMVAKPSAVVSPDKMNVLYIGVPNPISVSAPGIAKEKLHVSISAGSLSGSAGHYIATVNSVSDNDVVTVSGEIAPGKTTVLGATKFRVKRIPDPKPQFAGKSGGNTSAANIKAQDRVFAKLDNFDFDAKFNVTRFTILVIKPRQDPIIYSATGSELTSQMRAAINTIGPGSTIVFKDIVAVGPDGTQRGLDPIVLSAN; encoded by the coding sequence ATGGCCGGCGGTAAAGAAACCCCAAGACAGCGAATGATAGGTATCCTATACCTGGTACTATTGGGCCTTATAGCTCTTGACGTACCGGAGAATTTGCTGGACTCATTTAAAAATATCAGCGATAGCTTAAACTCGTCTAAAAATAATGTTCAAATCGGTATTAATAATACGTTTGATGCTTTCGAAAAGACGAAATTGAAAGATGAACCTGAACGAGCTAGAGAACCGTACAAAAAAGCAAAAAAGGCGAGGGAATTGGCTACTAACCTAGATGCCTACATCGAATCATTAAAAAAACAATTGGAGGATGCGACAGGTGGAATGGACGCAGCAACAAATGATTATAAAGGGCGGGAAGATTTAGCAGCATCGGATCACTTGATGGTTGGCGGCGAAAAAAGAGCAGCTTATGAGTTGCATAAAAGAATTGATGATACAAGAAATGCTTTGTTAGCACTATTAGATCCCAAAGATCGTGTGGGAATGAATCTTTCATTGCAAGCGACTCCGCCAAAAAAACGTGATGGTTTCCCTAATAAAGACTGGGAGCAAGCTAATTTTGGAGATGGTATCCCTATGGGTGCCGCAATGACAGCTTTTGTAAAAATACAATCGGATGTCAAAAACTCCGAAAACGAGGTTATAAAGAAGTTATTAGGAAAAGTTGACCAGGCGCAGGTAAATCTCGACCAGTTCAATGCTGTTGCCGTTGCGCCTACAAGCTACGTTTTGGTTGGGCAACCTTATACGGCTGATGTTTTCCTGACAGCATCGGATTCAAAATCAAGCCCCGAGGTTACCGTAGATGGCTCCAGGCTTCCGACGGAAGGTGGTAAAGGCAAGTATTCGGGCAGTACCGGCAGCGAAGGTGTTCATACCTGGGTAGGTACTATCAAGGTTAAGCAAACAGACGGTACCTATAAAACGTATTCAACTCCGCCTCAAACTTACATGGTGGCAAAACCATCAGCGGTTGTATCACCTGATAAGATGAATGTATTATACATTGGCGTGCCAAACCCTATTTCGGTATCTGCCCCGGGCATCGCAAAAGAGAAACTGCATGTGAGTATATCGGCAGGCTCGTTATCCGGCTCGGCCGGGCACTATATAGCCACGGTTAATTCAGTAAGTGATAACGATGTGGTAACGGTATCCGGCGAAATTGCGCCGGGGAAAACAACCGTGTTAGGTGCAACCAAATTCCGTGTAAAACGTATACCCGACCCAAAACCACAGTTTGCGGGGAAAAGCGGTGGCAATACAAGCGCTGCTAATATTAAAGCGCAGGACAGGGTTTTTGCCAAACTGGACAACTTTGATTTTGACGCTAAATTTAATGTGACCCGCTTTACGATCTTAGTGATCAAGCCGCGCCAGGACCCGATCATATATTCGGCCACCGGTTCGGAGTTGACCAGCCAGATGCGTGCAGCAATAAATACGATAGGCCCGGGGTCGACCATAGTATTTAAAGATATTGTAGCAGTAGGCCCTGACGGCACACAACGTGGATTGGATCCGATAGTGTTATCGGCAAATTAA
- the porN gene encoding type IX secretion system ring subunit PorN/GldN, whose translation MKKRFLVIVLCLACAGAFAQRKKVKKTTSKPTTTQQQAGNTGAKTVVDTTKKQQVATAPAKPFDRPLDGYYKKTNILNARVTPYANVRESDVAYAKRVWREIDVREKMNQYLASPKQRLIDILMDAVAAGELTAYDANPSKDDPDGDAFAKPLTAAQAKSKMADSVLVDRFDKNTGDKIGSTMQPGEFNPDSIVKFRIKEDWIFDRQRSIFEPRIIGIAPMVKQKVTGLNLDYQPAFWIYFPDARPILATKEAVDRSNDNTGLSFDDVFMKRIFTSYIVKVSNDKDERIKDYAQGIDKLYESEKVKKQLMDWELNLWQY comes from the coding sequence ATGAAAAAGAGATTTTTGGTTATTGTACTTTGTTTGGCGTGTGCGGGTGCGTTTGCCCAGCGCAAGAAGGTTAAAAAAACCACCTCAAAGCCAACCACCACGCAACAGCAGGCCGGTAACACCGGTGCCAAAACTGTTGTGGATACGACAAAAAAACAACAGGTAGCCACCGCGCCCGCAAAGCCGTTTGACAGGCCGCTTGATGGATATTACAAAAAAACCAATATCCTGAATGCCAGGGTTACACCTTATGCAAATGTTCGTGAATCGGATGTGGCTTATGCCAAACGTGTATGGCGCGAGATAGATGTTCGCGAAAAAATGAACCAGTACCTGGCTTCGCCAAAACAACGCCTCATTGACATTTTGATGGACGCTGTAGCAGCAGGCGAGCTAACTGCCTATGATGCTAACCCAAGTAAAGATGATCCGGACGGCGATGCGTTTGCAAAACCGTTGACCGCTGCCCAGGCCAAATCAAAAATGGCTGATAGTGTACTGGTGGACAGATTTGATAAAAACACGGGCGACAAGATCGGCTCGACCATGCAGCCCGGAGAGTTTAACCCCGACAGCATTGTTAAATTCCGTATCAAGGAAGACTGGATATTCGACCGCCAGCGTTCGATATTCGAACCGCGCATTATAGGTATTGCGCCTATGGTGAAGCAAAAGGTGACCGGTCTTAACCTGGATTACCAGCCCGCTTTCTGGATATATTTCCCCGATGCCCGGCCCATACTGGCTACCAAAGAAGCAGTTGACCGCAGCAATGATAATACAGGACTGAGTTTCGATGACGTATTTATGAAAAGGATATTCACCAGCTACATTGTGAAGGTATCCAACGATAAAGATGAACGAATCAAAGACTACGCGCAGGGTATAGATAAACTGTACGAATCGGAAAAAGTGAAAAAACAGCTGATGGATTGGGAACTCAATCTTTGGCAATACTAA
- a CDS encoding uroporphyrinogen-III synthase yields the protein MEERKKKVKSILVTLPKPENDKNPYSELAKKYNLKIDFRSFIHVEGVPAKDFRKEKINLPDFTAVIFTSRNSADHFFRICEEMRFEVPVDMKYFCLSETIALYLQKYIQYRKRKIFFGKQTASDLAEVLKKHSSEKFLYPCSDVAAEETQKFLLDNGYDFTPAVLFRTVCSDLSDLADVFYDVLAFFSPSSIQSLYKNFPDFKQNNTRIAAFGATTHKAVLDAGLILDIPAPTPGAPSMTMAIEQYVKMVNK from the coding sequence TTGGAAGAAAGAAAGAAAAAGGTTAAAAGCATATTGGTTACTTTGCCAAAGCCCGAGAATGACAAAAACCCGTATTCCGAACTGGCAAAGAAATACAATCTAAAGATCGATTTCAGATCATTTATTCATGTTGAGGGTGTACCCGCAAAAGACTTCAGGAAAGAAAAGATCAACCTGCCCGATTTTACCGCTGTCATCTTTACGAGCCGAAACTCAGCCGATCACTTTTTCCGTATTTGCGAAGAAATGCGCTTTGAGGTGCCTGTTGACATGAAATACTTCTGCCTTTCAGAAACTATCGCCCTTTATCTTCAAAAATATATTCAATACCGTAAAAGAAAAATATTTTTCGGCAAACAAACCGCGTCCGACCTGGCCGAAGTATTAAAAAAACATTCAAGTGAAAAATTCCTGTATCCCTGCTCTGACGTTGCAGCAGAAGAAACGCAGAAATTTTTGCTGGATAATGGCTATGATTTTACCCCCGCCGTATTGTTCCGTACGGTATGCAGCGACCTGTCCGATCTGGCCGACGTTTTTTACGATGTACTGGCATTTTTTAGCCCTTCAAGCATACAATCTCTCTACAAGAACTTCCCTGATTTTAAGCAAAATAACACCCGCATAGCTGCCTTTGGCGCTACTACACACAAAGCCGTGTTGGATGCCGGTCTTATTTTGGATATCCCCGCGCCAACCCCCGGCGCTCCTTCAATGACCATGGCCATTGAACAATATGTAAAGATGGTAAACAAATAA